Proteins encoded by one window of Moorella humiferrea:
- a CDS encoding MBL fold metallo-hydrolase translates to MAATFKLLGTGAGPGVPSFYCNCIACQEARENPRFSRTRSGAILDLGEKKILIDASPDLRHQLLREKIDELSCIFLTHWHYDHFGGLGEVEFYVRLVRHEPLTLYLPPSAVEEYQAAFPHLQDVLVPEPWQFGRCYDFGRATLTPLPANHSIETAGILVVGKKSLAYFTDTCGLPAETLQRVQGVDILICDATFHGENWYPHSHMSVEQAIALGRATGAGKTILSHLAMHYSQAVTVRQLEQEIASYPGVSLAFDGLELEL, encoded by the coding sequence ATGGCGGCGACCTTTAAACTCCTCGGTACCGGCGCCGGTCCGGGAGTACCGTCCTTTTATTGCAACTGCATTGCCTGTCAGGAGGCCAGGGAAAATCCACGCTTTAGCCGGACACGGAGCGGGGCTATCCTGGATTTGGGAGAGAAGAAAATTCTTATCGACGCGTCGCCGGACTTACGTCACCAGCTTTTGCGAGAAAAGATTGATGAGCTATCATGTATTTTTCTCACTCACTGGCATTACGACCATTTTGGCGGTTTGGGTGAAGTGGAATTCTATGTTCGGCTGGTACGTCATGAACCTTTAACCCTCTACCTGCCGCCCAGCGCCGTAGAGGAATATCAGGCCGCCTTTCCGCACCTTCAGGATGTCCTGGTACCTGAACCATGGCAGTTTGGACGTTGCTATGACTTTGGCAGGGCGACTCTTACCCCCTTACCGGCCAACCACAGTATCGAAACAGCAGGCATACTCGTGGTGGGGAAAAAGAGCCTTGCCTACTTTACTGACACCTGTGGCCTGCCGGCGGAAACTTTGCAGCGGGTACAGGGTGTAGACATCCTGATCTGTGACGCCACTTTTCATGGTGAAAACTGGTATCCCCATAGCCACATGTCGGTAGAACAGGCCATTGCCCTGGGCCGCGCAACAGGGGCGGGGAAAACGATTCTCAGCCACCTTGCCATGCATTACAGCCAGGCGGTCACCGTGCGTCAACTGGAGCAAGAAATAGCTTCTTATCCCGGGGTTTCCCTGGCTTTTGACGGCCTGGAGCTAGAACTGTAG
- a CDS encoding radical SAM protein, producing MEKRIIIRDILNKCLDGGIPTREEAIALVQVELDSEEFYSLCYVANKLSREHFGNKGDVVAQIGLDYAPCSRNCGFCSFGRDAGVVKERLEWDTDTVVKAALAMVEAGANGIYLMTTADYPFKKFIAIAAAVREAVEDDIPLIANIGDFNYEQAQKLKEVGFSAVYHALRLREGTDTGIPRTKREETIANARAVGLAVQVCLEPVGPEHTPEEMVEQMFWAREIGATFNGAMKRTAVPGTRLAGLGEISFRELARLIAVTRLVMGDRATAHCTHEPNLPALMAGANLIWAEAGPNPRDVLPDTAAGRGQSVRKCQEILFEAGYDLRQGATPSAYPAG from the coding sequence TTGGAAAAAAGAATTATAATCAGAGATATTCTCAACAAATGCCTGGACGGTGGGATACCTACCAGGGAAGAGGCAATAGCCTTAGTGCAGGTTGAGCTGGACAGCGAAGAATTTTATTCCCTTTGCTATGTGGCTAATAAACTTAGCCGGGAGCACTTCGGCAATAAAGGCGATGTCGTTGCCCAGATCGGGCTTGATTATGCTCCTTGCTCCCGCAATTGCGGTTTTTGTTCTTTCGGTCGTGATGCAGGAGTAGTCAAGGAACGCCTGGAATGGGATACGGATACAGTTGTAAAAGCAGCCCTGGCCATGGTAGAAGCAGGGGCTAACGGCATCTACCTCATGACGACGGCTGATTACCCATTCAAGAAATTTATCGCCATTGCTGCCGCAGTACGCGAAGCCGTGGAGGACGATATTCCGTTAATAGCTAATATAGGTGATTTTAATTATGAGCAGGCGCAAAAATTAAAGGAGGTTGGTTTTTCCGCCGTTTATCATGCCCTCAGGTTAAGGGAAGGGACAGATACCGGTATTCCCAGAACGAAGCGCGAGGAGACAATTGCCAACGCCAGAGCCGTCGGCCTGGCTGTCCAGGTGTGCCTTGAACCCGTAGGACCGGAGCATACTCCCGAAGAAATGGTTGAGCAGATGTTCTGGGCCAGAGAGATTGGCGCCACCTTTAACGGTGCCATGAAAAGGACGGCAGTCCCGGGGACACGCCTGGCAGGCCTCGGGGAGATATCTTTCCGGGAGTTGGCACGCCTGATTGCCGTTACGCGCCTGGTGATGGGCGACCGGGCCACTGCCCACTGCACCCATGAGCCCAACCTGCCGGCCCTGATGGCGGGTGCCAACCTTATCTGGGCCGAAGCCGGGCCGAATCCCAGGGATGTCCTGCCTGATACCGCTGCCGGGCGGGGCCAGAGCGTAAGGAAATGTCAGGAAATACTTTTTGAAGCCGGATACGATCTGCGGCAGGGCGCCACCCCTTCTGCCTATCCTGCCGGTTAA